A window of Aquibium oceanicum genomic DNA:
GCGCGTCACGGCGCGTCCTCTCTCGGAGAAGGACTACACCATCCTCGCCACCAAGCTGGAGGGCAGCCAGGCGGTCTCCGCGGCCTCGCAGTCGATGAGCCGCGCCGTCTTCGGCACGGAGAGCATCATGACTGCGGTCACCGGCACCGACACGCACTATTTCGACGCGCGCGACTGGTCGCTGCTCTACGGGCGCCCCTTCAACGAATCGGAGGTACGCTCGGGCGCCAGCGTGTGCGTGATCGGCAAAACGGTCAGCGACCAGTTCTTCGGCCCCGGAGACCCGACCGGCACGACCATCCGCGTCAAGCAGATGAGCTGCAAGGTCATCGGCCTCCTGGAATCGAAGGGCTTTTCCGGCTTCGGGCAGGACCAGGACAACCTCGTCATGATGCCGCTGGCTGCCTTCCAGCGGCGGATCGCCGGCGACCGCGACATCGAGACCATCTACGTCGCCGGACGCGACGGCATCCCCACCTCGACCATCCAGGCGAACGTGGAAGACCTGCTGCGCGAGAGCCGGCGCATCGCGCCCGACGCGGACGACGATTTTTCCGTGCGCGACATGACCCAGATCGCCGACGCCATGGCCAGCACGACGACGACCATGACCGGCATGCTGGGTGCCGTCGCGGGCGTCAGCCTGCTCGTCGGCGGCATCGGTATCATGAACATCATGCTGGTTTCGGTTACGGAGCGAACCCGCGAGATCGGTATCCGGCTGGCGATTGGTGCGCACGAGAAGCACATCTTGCTGCAGTTCCTGGTCGAGGCGACGGTGCTGTCGGCGATCGGCGGGCTATCGGGTATCGCGCTCGGGCTGGGCATCGCCGGCGCCGTCTCGCAGCTTCTCGGCCTGCCGTTCAGCCCCTCGATGCTGATCGTGCTCCTCGCCTTCGGCTTCTCGGCGCTGATCGGAATGGTGTTCGGCTTCTTCCCCGCGCTGCGCGGCGCCCGGCTCGATCCGATCGACGCGCTCCGGCACGAGTAAGTTCAGGCGGTACGGTGGCGGTGCCGCACGCGCACGGCCAGTACGCCGCGGCTGCCGAACAGGATCGACGCCAGATAGATCGCGCCCGCCGACAGGATGATCGCCGGACCCGACGGCAGCGCGAAGTGATAGGAAAGCAGCAGCCCCGCGACGCTGGAGATCATGCCGATCCCGACCGCCAGCAGGCACATCGGTCCGACCCGGATCGACCAGAACCGTGCCGCCGCCGCGGGCAGCATCATCAGCCCGACCGAAAGCAGCGTTCCCAGCGCCTGGAACCCGCCGACGAGGTTGAGCACAACGAGCCCCAGGAAGGCGAAGTGGACCGGCGTGCCGATGCGGCTCACCGAGCGCAGGAAGAGGGGGTCCAGGCACTCGGCGATGAGGCCGCGCCAGACGATGAAGAGGGTGATCAGCGTGACTGCGCAGATCGATCCGATTAGAGTCAGCGCCTCGTCGTTCAGCGCCAGCACGGTGCCGAACAGCACCTGCATCAGGTCGACGCTGGAGCCGCGCATGGAGACGATCAGCACGCCGAGTGCCAGCGATATCAGGTAGAAGGCGGCCATCGAGGCATCCTCCTTCTGCAGCGTGAAGCGCGAGACCGCACCCGCACCGAGTGCCACGACGACGCCGGCGATCAGTCCGCCGACGGTCATCGGCACGATCTCCAGCCCGAACAGCAGGAAGCCGATCGCCGCACCCGGCAGGATCGCATGCGCCATGGCGTCGCCGGCCAGGCTCATGCGGCGCAGCATCAGGAACAC
This region includes:
- a CDS encoding ABC transporter permease, with protein sequence MVWETVRLALISVRRNALRSFLTLLGIVIGVAAVIAMITIGSGTTEKVKADISKLGSNLLVVRSGGGGGPGGPRVTARPLSEKDYTILATKLEGSQAVSAASQSMSRAVFGTESIMTAVTGTDTHYFDARDWSLLYGRPFNESEVRSGASVCVIGKTVSDQFFGPGDPTGTTIRVKQMSCKVIGLLESKGFSGFGQDQDNLVMMPLAAFQRRIAGDRDIETIYVAGRDGIPTSTIQANVEDLLRESRRIAPDADDDFSVRDMTQIADAMASTTTTMTGMLGAVAGVSLLVGGIGIMNIMLVSVTERTREIGIRLAIGAHEKHILLQFLVEATVLSAIGGLSGIALGLGIAGAVSQLLGLPFSPSMLIVLLAFGFSALIGMVFGFFPALRGARLDPIDALRHE
- the aztB gene encoding zinc ABC transporter permease AztB, whose product is MYQALISPFVEFSFMQRALLGSLLLSVSSCPVGVFLMLRRMSLAGDAMAHAILPGAAIGFLLFGLEIVPMTVGGLIAGVVVALGAGAVSRFTLQKEDASMAAFYLISLALGVLIVSMRGSSVDLMQVLFGTVLALNDEALTLIGSICAVTLITLFIVWRGLIAECLDPLFLRSVSRIGTPVHFAFLGLVVLNLVGGFQALGTLLSVGLMMLPAAAARFWSIRVGPMCLLAVGIGMISSVAGLLLSYHFALPSGPAIILSAGAIYLASILFGSRGVLAVRVRHRHRTA